The uncultured Methanomethylovorans sp. genome contains a region encoding:
- a CDS encoding 2-oxoacid:acceptor oxidoreductase family protein — MKEKVIGRPAGLYAEFPRKGGAAPTATHYCPGCGHGILHKLIGEAMGDLGIQDRTVMISPVGCAVFAYYYFDCGNLQVAHGRAPAVGTGVSRALDHAVVISYQGDGDLASIGLNETIQAANRGEKIAVFFVNNTVYGMTGGQMAPTTLIGEKTVTCPTGRDPRYAGYPLHMCELLSSLQAPVFIERVSVSDITHIRKARKAVRKALEIQRDGKGYAFVEVLSTCPTNLKQDAESSTRFVNEQMEKEFPLGNFRDMAEEAEPLCRNVSDFTKEAIDKAFNLETEASPDAVEDPAFGQVLVKAAGFGGQGVLSLGLILAKAACRAQRHVSWYPSYGPEQRGGTANCSVVISGSAIGSPIVYESNILIAMNRPSLEKFAMDVKPGGVILYDSTIGECAIPDNIRGIAVPAMEIARNAGAEKAANTVMLGVLKELGVTKLPAESFVEALAENFAGKQKLIDINKKVLEAGAQWIKDNL; from the coding sequence ATGAAAGAGAAGGTTATAGGCAGGCCAGCAGGCCTTTATGCCGAGTTCCCACGCAAAGGAGGAGCTGCTCCTACTGCCACTCATTACTGCCCCGGATGCGGCCATGGTATCCTGCACAAACTCATAGGTGAGGCAATGGGTGACCTGGGTATCCAGGACCGTACAGTGATGATAAGTCCTGTGGGCTGTGCAGTGTTTGCTTATTATTATTTTGATTGCGGTAACTTACAGGTTGCCCATGGCCGTGCTCCTGCAGTGGGCACTGGTGTTTCCAGAGCTCTTGATCATGCGGTTGTTATTTCCTATCAGGGAGATGGTGATCTTGCATCTATTGGTCTTAATGAGACTATCCAGGCAGCCAACCGCGGAGAGAAGATAGCTGTTTTCTTCGTGAACAACACTGTGTATGGCATGACTGGGGGCCAGATGGCACCAACTACCCTCATTGGTGAGAAAACGGTTACATGTCCCACAGGACGTGATCCCAGATATGCGGGATATCCTCTGCACATGTGTGAGCTGCTGAGCAGCCTCCAGGCACCCGTGTTCATAGAGAGAGTGTCGGTATCGGATATAACACATATTCGTAAGGCTCGTAAAGCTGTCAGGAAAGCTTTGGAAATTCAGCGGGATGGAAAAGGCTATGCCTTTGTGGAAGTGCTCTCTACCTGCCCCACAAACCTTAAGCAGGATGCAGAATCGAGTACGCGGTTCGTAAATGAGCAGATGGAAAAGGAATTCCCTCTGGGTAATTTCAGGGACATGGCCGAAGAAGCCGAACCACTATGCCGCAATGTAAGTGATTTCACTAAAGAAGCCATCGACAAAGCATTCAACCTTGAGACTGAAGCATCTCCTGATGCAGTGGAAGATCCTGCTTTCGGCCAGGTACTGGTAAAGGCTGCCGGTTTCGGGGGACAAGGCGTACTGAGCCTTGGCCTGATACTTGCAAAAGCAGCCTGTCGAGCCCAGCGGCATGTTTCCTGGTACCCATCCTACGGTCCGGAGCAGAGAGGAGGTACAGCCAATTGTTCTGTGGTGATATCAGGTTCTGCCATAGGCTCACCCATAGTATACGAGTCAAACATACTGATCGCCATGAACCGCCCATCCCTGGAAAAATTTGCCATGGACGTAAAACCTGGAGGAGTCATACTCTATGATTCCACAATTGGAGAATGTGCAATTCCTGATAACATCCGAGGAATTGCAGTACCTGCCATGGAAATAGCACGCAATGCAGGAGCAGAAAAAGCTGCCAATACAGTTATGCTGGGCGTATTGAAGGAACTGGGCGTTACAAAACTTCCAGCTGAATCTTTTGTGGAAGCTTTGGCAGAGAATTTTGCTGGTAAGCAGAAACTTATCGACATAAACAAAAAGGTACTGGAAGCTGGAGCACAGTGGATAAAAGATAACCTATGA
- a CDS encoding 3-methyl-2-oxobutanoate dehydrogenase subunit VorB has protein sequence MVTQLIKGNTAVVIGALYAGCDCYFGYPITPASEILHEASSYFPMLGRKFVQAESEEAAINMVYGGASTGHRVMTASSGPGISLKQEGISYLAGAELPCVIVDVMRAGPGLGNIGPEQADYNQIVKGGGHGNYKNIVLAPNSVQEMCDLTIKAFDLSFKYRNPAVVLADGVLGQMVEPLKFPTSAIQPQIDTSWAVGATAQTRRNLVTSIFLDFEQLEGFNNKLQEKYELIKQQEVDYEEYMMEDADIILVSYGISSRICRSAVEQARKKGIKVGLFRPITLFPFPEKELLALAQTRDCTFICVEMSNGQMRDDVLLATKFIRPVELVNRLGGNLVTFDQVMQKIEEVATGGSI, from the coding sequence ATGGTAACACAATTAATAAAAGGTAACACTGCAGTTGTTATCGGGGCATTGTATGCAGGCTGTGACTGCTACTTTGGCTACCCTATTACCCCTGCCAGTGAGATATTGCATGAAGCATCCTCCTATTTCCCAATGCTGGGCAGGAAGTTCGTGCAGGCAGAATCAGAAGAAGCAGCCATAAATATGGTGTATGGTGGAGCATCTACCGGTCACAGGGTAATGACAGCCTCATCCGGGCCTGGAATCAGCCTGAAGCAAGAGGGAATCTCATACCTTGCAGGAGCAGAACTGCCCTGTGTGATAGTAGATGTAATGAGAGCAGGACCTGGTCTTGGTAACATCGGTCCAGAGCAGGCTGATTATAATCAGATAGTTAAGGGTGGAGGACATGGCAACTACAAAAACATAGTTCTCGCTCCGAATTCCGTGCAGGAGATGTGTGATCTTACGATCAAGGCTTTTGACCTTTCATTTAAATACCGTAACCCTGCAGTTGTCCTGGCGGACGGTGTGCTGGGTCAGATGGTGGAACCTCTAAAGTTCCCCACAAGCGCTATACAGCCACAGATAGACACTTCATGGGCTGTGGGCGCCACCGCACAGACTAGACGGAACCTGGTAACTTCTATCTTCCTAGATTTTGAGCAGCTTGAAGGATTCAACAACAAGCTGCAGGAAAAGTATGAGCTAATAAAACAGCAGGAAGTGGACTATGAAGAATACATGATGGAAGATGCAGACATCATCCTGGTTTCATACGGTATAAGCAGCCGCATTTGCCGATCTGCTGTGGAACAGGCAAGGAAAAAAGGCATAAAGGTTGGTCTTTTCAGGCCTATAACCCTATTCCCCTTCCCTGAAAAAGAACTGCTTGCACTGGCACAGACAAGAGATTGCACATTCATTTGCGTGGAAATGAGCAATGGACAGATGAGAGATGATGTGCTGCTTGCAACAAAATTCATACGGCCTGTTGAGCTTGTGAACAGGCTTGGAGGAAACCTCGTCACATTTGATCAGGTAATGCAAAAGATAGAAGAAGTTGCAACAGGAGGCTCAATATGA
- a CDS encoding ferredoxin family protein, with protein sequence MSDLVEKKDPYPVINMLECKACGRCIMACPKDVLRMSECLNERGYHYVEYVGSGCIGCANCYYTCPEPLAIEIHIPLKE encoded by the coding sequence ATGTCGGATTTAGTGGAAAAAAAAGACCCTTACCCGGTAATTAATATGTTGGAGTGCAAAGCATGTGGACGCTGCATAATGGCCTGTCCAAAAGATGTGCTTCGGATGAGCGAATGTCTCAATGAAAGAGGATACCACTACGTGGAATATGTGGGTTCGGGATGTATAGGATGTGCTAACTGCTACTACACATGTCCAGAGCCTCTGGCAATAGAGATACATATTCCTCTCAAGGAATGA
- a CDS encoding AMP-binding protein — protein sequence MTSLLDRFVPVVDFKSYEDFKENFTINTPDNFNFAYDVVDIYAAQQPEKQALVWCDDNDNEAVFNFKDLQYYSNKTANLFAKCGIKKGDNVMLILKSRYEFWFCLLALHRIGAVAVPATHMLTKKDIVYRVECADIKAVVCALDEYVLDEVDTAYKECNSILKTRIILGADREGWINFDDELQVASDKFQRPTREEATTNSDISIVYFSSGTTGFPKMVQHDFAYPLAHIITAKYWQNVTDGGLHYTVADSGWAKCIWGKIYGQWIAGSSVFVYDYERFSADKMLEKSAKYNVTTFCAPPTIYRFLIREDLSKYDFSNLKYCVVAGEPLNPEVYEQFFELTGLKLMEGFGQTETIVSVATYPWMEPKPGSMGKPSPMYDIELLNAEGNTCEVGEEGEICIDTSFSKPPGIFAGYRSEPERTEDVWHDGHYHTGDMAWKDEDGYLWFVGRADDIIKTSGYRVGPFEVESALIEHLAVLECAITGAPDPIRGQVIKATIVLTKNYTASEELKKELQEHVKKVTAPYKYPRIVEFVSELPKTISGKIRRVEIRDKDKEE from the coding sequence ATGACTTCTTTGCTAGATCGTTTCGTTCCCGTTGTGGACTTTAAGTCTTATGAAGATTTCAAGGAAAACTTTACTATTAACACGCCTGATAATTTCAATTTCGCTTACGATGTTGTAGATATATATGCAGCCCAGCAGCCAGAAAAACAAGCTTTGGTCTGGTGCGATGACAATGACAATGAGGCAGTCTTCAATTTCAAGGACTTGCAGTACTACAGCAATAAAACGGCAAACCTCTTCGCTAAGTGTGGTATAAAGAAAGGCGATAATGTAATGCTTATACTGAAAAGCAGGTACGAGTTCTGGTTCTGTCTGCTAGCTCTGCATAGAATAGGAGCTGTTGCCGTGCCTGCCACTCACATGCTCACTAAAAAGGATATTGTATACCGTGTGGAATGTGCAGATATAAAGGCAGTAGTATGTGCTTTGGATGAATATGTGCTTGATGAAGTTGATACTGCATATAAGGAATGTAATTCCATCCTGAAAACGAGAATAATTTTGGGTGCAGATCGTGAAGGCTGGATTAACTTTGATGATGAACTCCAGGTAGCCTCCGATAAATTCCAGCGGCCAACGAGGGAGGAGGCGACAACTAACAGCGATATTTCGATAGTTTATTTCTCATCAGGCACCACTGGCTTCCCCAAGATGGTACAACATGATTTTGCATATCCTCTGGCACACATTATAACTGCTAAGTACTGGCAGAACGTAACAGATGGAGGACTACACTATACAGTTGCAGACTCCGGTTGGGCTAAATGCATATGGGGAAAGATATACGGACAATGGATAGCAGGTAGTTCTGTCTTTGTATATGATTATGAACGGTTTTCTGCTGATAAAATGTTGGAGAAAAGTGCGAAATACAATGTAACAACTTTCTGTGCTCCTCCCACCATATATCGTTTCCTCATTAGAGAAGATCTGAGTAAATATGATTTCAGCAACCTAAAATATTGTGTTGTTGCCGGTGAACCCTTAAATCCTGAAGTTTATGAGCAATTCTTTGAACTTACCGGTTTGAAACTCATGGAGGGTTTTGGGCAGACAGAAACCATAGTGAGCGTAGCGACATATCCTTGGATGGAACCTAAACCCGGTTCAATGGGCAAGCCTTCTCCTATGTATGACATCGAGCTATTGAATGCTGAAGGCAATACCTGTGAAGTGGGTGAAGAAGGAGAAATTTGTATTGATACTAGCTTTAGCAAACCCCCTGGGATCTTTGCAGGTTATCGTTCAGAGCCTGAAAGAACTGAAGATGTGTGGCACGATGGCCACTATCACACTGGAGACATGGCTTGGAAGGATGAGGATGGATATCTATGGTTTGTAGGTAGAGCAGATGATATTATCAAGACATCTGGATACAGGGTTGGTCCTTTCGAAGTGGAAAGTGCACTGATAGAACATCTCGCAGTGCTCGAGTGCGCCATTACCGGAGCTCCGGACCCCATACGTGGTCAAGTGATCAAGGCTACCATAGTGCTTACAAAGAACTACACGGCCAGTGAAGAACTAAAAAAGGAATTGCAGGAACATGTGAAGAAGGTCACTGCTCCATACAAATATCCACGCATAGTAGAGTTCGTGTCTGAATTACCAAAGACCATCAGCGGTAAGATTAGGCGCGTTGAGATACGTGACAAGGACAAAGAAGAATGA
- a CDS encoding cupin domain-containing protein, translated as MQEKIREIAIRVKELREISDISAEEIARLLNIDTETYESYEAGEKDIPASILYGISNELKVDMSVLLKGENPKMHVFTVTRKDKGVGVERRKEYKYQSLATNFVHKKAEPFVVKVEPKPEGTEISTNSHPGQEFDFVLEGTLKVVIHNNEIVLEEGDSIFFDSNYPHGMAAVGGKSAKFLAIIM; from the coding sequence ATGCAGGAAAAAATAAGAGAAATCGCAATTCGTGTTAAAGAGCTGCGTGAGATATCCGACATCTCTGCAGAAGAAATAGCTCGTCTGTTGAACATAGATACTGAGACCTATGAAAGCTATGAAGCAGGTGAAAAAGATATTCCAGCCAGTATCCTTTATGGAATATCCAACGAACTTAAAGTTGATATGTCTGTGCTGCTGAAAGGTGAAAATCCAAAGATGCATGTATTTACCGTAACCCGAAAGGATAAAGGCGTAGGTGTGGAAAGAAGAAAAGAGTATAAGTACCAAAGCCTTGCCACTAATTTCGTGCACAAGAAAGCTGAGCCTTTTGTTGTCAAAGTGGAGCCTAAACCTGAAGGAACTGAAATATCTACAAACTCCCATCCCGGACAGGAATTTGATTTTGTGCTTGAAGGCACATTGAAAGTTGTTATTCATAACAATGAAATTGTACTTGAAGAAGGCGATTCCATATTCTTCGATTCCAATTATCCGCATGGTATGGCTGCTGTTGGTGGAAAAAGCGCAAAGTTCCTTGCAATTATAATGTAA
- a CDS encoding TIGR00297 family protein: MNKIQSIIKEIDPMYLRCLLHASLGLTCLLYPFVPVGILVLIMFLMLVALRRLPRRSKLYQALSNKDNTDNKQKKSIDKGLRSANNLVLSILLLLVFNYGFKLEGVIFPIYVIGSAVAISTFGNASANAFKYWKQTQLKCLARLDYPEKRYKGEDSDVFNLPSSIIMLLVGIISSFLIGVWIIHWKGIGVSSDMIFFIAVIGSVTGALFESIPSRVDNNISILFGSCMVMWLFASFGYTVPPAHMFFALLFSLFLGYLAYRARIADISALLAASILGVLIIVFADIFWFLLLLTFFILGGGFTKYKYAYKASIGIAEAKGGIRSYENVFSNSMAALILAVAHGIYPQYSELIMYSYLGTVATATGDTLASEIGTTSKEKPRMITNFKPAKPGRDGAVTILGELACIFGSLVIAVLAILFGRVENIYLCLLITTLGGFIGTNIDSLMGATLQNRGLLSNSGVNFYATFAGAFVSGLLYLLLS; encoded by the coding sequence ATGAATAAGATACAGAGCATTATCAAAGAAATTGATCCCATGTACCTCAGGTGTCTGCTTCATGCTTCACTTGGCCTTACCTGCCTTCTTTATCCATTTGTTCCAGTGGGAATATTGGTACTTATCATGTTCCTAATGCTTGTGGCTTTAAGGAGATTGCCGAGAAGATCAAAGTTATATCAGGCCCTTTCCAATAAAGACAACACCGATAATAAGCAGAAAAAATCGATTGATAAGGGGCTTAGAAGTGCAAACAATCTTGTTCTTTCCATCCTTTTGCTTTTAGTGTTTAACTACGGTTTCAAACTAGAAGGAGTAATCTTTCCTATTTATGTGATCGGTAGTGCTGTAGCCATAAGTACGTTTGGAAACGCTTCCGCAAATGCATTTAAATATTGGAAACAAACACAATTGAAATGCCTGGCAAGATTGGATTATCCTGAAAAAAGGTACAAAGGGGAAGACAGCGATGTATTTAATCTTCCATCAAGCATTATCATGCTGCTGGTTGGCATCATTTCATCTTTTTTAATAGGGGTCTGGATAATTCATTGGAAGGGGATAGGCGTTTCCTCTGATATGATATTTTTCATAGCTGTAATTGGTTCGGTCACAGGAGCTCTCTTTGAATCTATTCCCTCCAGAGTTGATAACAATATATCCATTCTCTTTGGATCTTGCATGGTTATGTGGCTTTTTGCGTCTTTCGGATACACTGTACCTCCCGCACACATGTTCTTTGCTCTTCTTTTTTCTTTATTCCTTGGTTATCTTGCTTACAGAGCACGTATCGCAGACATATCTGCTCTTTTAGCTGCCAGTATTCTGGGAGTGCTGATCATAGTCTTTGCAGATATTTTCTGGTTCCTTCTTTTGCTCACTTTCTTTATACTTGGTGGAGGATTTACTAAGTACAAGTATGCTTACAAGGCCTCCATTGGAATCGCTGAGGCAAAAGGTGGTATAAGAAGCTATGAAAACGTTTTCAGCAACAGTATGGCAGCTCTTATACTTGCCGTTGCTCATGGTATTTATCCTCAGTACAGTGAACTCATCATGTATTCATATCTGGGGACAGTTGCTACAGCTACAGGTGACACGCTCGCCAGTGAGATAGGTACCACCTCCAAGGAAAAACCGAGAATGATCACAAATTTTAAACCAGCAAAGCCAGGCCGTGATGGTGCGGTTACAATCCTTGGTGAACTCGCATGCATATTTGGTTCCCTTGTGATAGCTGTTTTGGCGATTCTGTTCGGGAGGGTCGAAAATATTTATCTTTGCCTTTTAATAACAACTCTAGGAGGATTTATTGGTACCAACATTGACAGCTTAATGGGTGCCACACTTCAGAACAGAGGATTATTATCCAATAGCGGTGTAAACTTTTATGCCACTTTTGCAGGAGCATTTGTTTCAGGTTTACTCTATCTCTTGTTATCTTAA
- a CDS encoding polysaccharide deacetylase family protein, protein MKKIAISIDVEQDCPPFLQTMCGIEEGLPKLMELFRNKEIKSTFFTTGKVAELYPEAIESIVEEGHELGCHGYAHERFDGLNREQANNALAEAKKILNRFDPTIRSFRAPNLKFPSEYLDLLHINDFKIDSSIAKYKPPFPQKTYKIGNIIRIPASITSSFLRLPLSITIPLLEKMKDPVLFAHPWEFIDMSQTPIRWDCKFNTGIIALKNLSEIITHFKKKDYEFLTIKQIAYENVEINEY, encoded by the coding sequence ATGAAAAAAATAGCAATATCAATTGATGTGGAACAAGACTGTCCACCTTTTCTTCAAACTATGTGCGGGATAGAGGAAGGTCTTCCCAAGCTAATGGAACTTTTCAGGAACAAAGAAATAAAATCTACTTTTTTCACTACTGGAAAAGTTGCCGAGCTTTACCCTGAAGCTATTGAATCGATAGTTGAAGAGGGACATGAACTCGGTTGTCATGGTTATGCCCATGAGAGATTTGACGGGCTAAACAGAGAACAAGCAAATAATGCGCTCGCTGAAGCAAAAAAAATTCTTAATAGATTTGATCCGACAATTAGATCATTTAGAGCACCTAATCTTAAATTTCCTTCGGAGTATCTTGACTTACTCCATATAAATGACTTTAAAATAGATTCTTCTATAGCAAAATACAAACCACCTTTTCCACAAAAAACTTACAAAATAGGAAATATTATACGGATCCCCGCATCGATAACATCGTCTTTCTTGCGTCTTCCACTATCTATAACCATACCTCTACTTGAAAAGATGAAAGACCCTGTATTATTTGCTCATCCCTGGGAATTTATCGACATGTCACAAACCCCGATTAGATGGGACTGTAAGTTTAATACAGGAATAATTGCACTGAAAAATTTATCTGAAATCATTACTCATTTCAAAAAAAAGGACTATGAATTTTTGACAATCAAACAAATAGCTTATGAAAATGTAGAGATAAATGAATATTAA
- a CDS encoding glycosyltransferase, with protein sequence MHLLCFSKFNRFCILNSVWRFETLERLKIALISDWYYPKIGGIEYAVDSLARNFVACGHEVHVITRRYDKLQPFIPIEGLTVIRLNGKEYTKRILAPAAYKELYDILLEGKYDIIHAHGLDSPLAIFSLIISRIANVPAIITNHSLTGKSLIRIPLRLAGKILLRYSDGIIAVSSVVEKDTKIMSNKPVYLIPNGVDILSTDVNNIPIRFEKTGRLVITNVSRMTKKKKVESIVEIAPSLLKKHKNIIFLMIGGGPLKNKLEKKVRRNNMAQNFVFTDEIPREQVFYFLEKSDIFLMPSIDEAFGIAILEAFAKMVPVIARNNSGVSDIVIHGKTGFLVENEEEIIKYVEVLLDNSELRKKISLTAHEELKKYEWPDIARKVIDVYTKVIHEKNSNIN encoded by the coding sequence ATTCATCTCTTATGTTTTAGCAAGTTTAATAGGTTCTGTATTCTTAATTCAGTTTGGAGGTTTGAAACTCTGGAAAGACTCAAAATCGCACTCATAAGCGATTGGTATTACCCAAAAATAGGAGGTATAGAATATGCTGTTGATTCACTTGCCAGAAACTTTGTAGCATGTGGCCATGAAGTACATGTAATCACCAGAAGATATGACAAACTTCAACCATTTATTCCGATCGAAGGACTTACTGTAATTAGATTAAATGGAAAAGAGTATACAAAACGTATTCTTGCCCCTGCTGCCTATAAAGAACTCTATGATATTTTGCTGGAAGGAAAATATGACATAATTCATGCTCATGGACTGGATTCTCCTCTTGCAATATTCTCACTTATCATATCTCGCATTGCCAACGTGCCAGCAATCATAACCAACCATTCACTAACTGGAAAAAGTCTTATCCGCATTCCTCTTCGCCTGGCAGGTAAGATATTACTTAGATATTCAGATGGCATCATAGCTGTAAGTTCTGTTGTGGAAAAAGATACAAAAATTATGTCAAATAAGCCGGTTTACCTGATACCAAACGGAGTAGACATACTATCTACAGACGTAAATAATATACCAATTAGATTTGAAAAAACTGGACGATTAGTGATAACAAATGTTTCAAGAATGACAAAGAAAAAAAAAGTGGAGTCAATTGTTGAAATTGCTCCTTCACTACTCAAAAAACATAAAAATATAATTTTTTTAATGATCGGGGGCGGGCCTTTAAAAAACAAACTTGAGAAAAAGGTTAGAAGAAATAACATGGCTCAGAATTTTGTTTTCACCGATGAAATACCAAGAGAGCAAGTTTTTTATTTTCTTGAAAAATCGGATATTTTTCTTATGCCTTCAATAGATGAAGCTTTTGGCATCGCCATACTGGAAGCTTTTGCAAAAATGGTGCCTGTGATCGCAAGAAACAATAGTGGTGTTTCAGATATTGTAATCCATGGAAAAACAGGTTTTCTTGTAGAGAATGAGGAGGAAATTATAAAATATGTCGAAGTACTTCTCGATAACTCAGAACTTCGGAAGAAAATATCTCTAACTGCTCATGAAGAACTGAAAAAGTACGAATGGCCAGATATAGCTAGAAAGGTAATTGATGTATATACCAAGGTGATCCATGAAAAAAATAGCAATATCAATTGA
- a CDS encoding lysylphosphatidylglycerol synthase transmembrane domain-containing protein gives MSKCKSICKFIIPLLLILLAVNYRAEIISGTITLLQYLKNVKLKDVFIAFTLYLLSVYIFAERWKIVLNSLGYNLKTTQLFPVIFGAIPINNITPANRAGGEPLRMFWIKKEYGVKYPDAFISILFERSVEALPVLVMGAYVVYSIMPLIQNILPSVSNIAYLALIPSIFLCVAYILRHRIEKYMDGLKTYYYKLKKVFFPTLFLSSTVWLLDILRFKFITLSLGLHLPLKVIMLISLLYLILGSIPLTTGGLGVVETGLIVALNLFGISTVTAAGIVVIERFISYVLASLIGSVFLIQFGGLKLWKDSKSHS, from the coding sequence ATGAGTAAATGCAAAAGTATCTGTAAATTCATAATACCATTGCTATTGATTTTACTTGCTGTAAATTATAGAGCAGAGATAATATCTGGGACTATAACGCTATTACAGTATCTAAAAAATGTAAAGTTAAAAGACGTTTTCATTGCATTTACTTTGTATCTCTTAAGTGTATATATTTTTGCTGAAAGGTGGAAGATAGTCCTTAATTCATTGGGCTATAATCTGAAAACTACCCAATTGTTTCCTGTAATTTTTGGTGCCATTCCTATTAACAATATTACCCCTGCAAACAGAGCTGGCGGTGAACCATTAAGGATGTTCTGGATAAAAAAAGAATATGGAGTGAAATACCCAGATGCATTTATATCAATACTTTTCGAAAGATCGGTAGAAGCATTACCTGTACTAGTGATGGGAGCCTATGTAGTTTACAGTATAATGCCGCTTATCCAAAACATTCTTCCATCGGTATCAAATATAGCATATTTAGCACTTATACCTAGCATTTTTCTATGTGTAGCATACATTTTAAGACATCGTATAGAAAAGTACATGGATGGTCTTAAAACATATTATTATAAGCTTAAAAAAGTGTTTTTTCCAACATTGTTTCTATCCAGTACAGTATGGTTACTTGATATTTTAAGATTTAAATTCATTACATTATCTCTGGGATTACATTTGCCTCTTAAAGTCATTATGTTGATATCACTTCTTTATCTGATACTAGGCTCCATACCTCTTACGACAGGAGGTTTAGGCGTTGTGGAAACTGGCCTTATAGTAGCATTGAACTTATTTGGGATATCCACGGTAACAGCAGCCGGGATCGTAGTAATAGAAAGATTCATCTCTTATGTTTTAGCAAGTTTAATAGGTTCTGTATTCTTAATTCAGTTTGGAGGTTTGAAACTCTGGAAAGACTCAAAATCGCACTCATAA
- the argC gene encoding N-acetyl-gamma-glutamyl-phosphate reductase codes for MLDIGIIGASGYTGGELMRLLLNHPQAKVELATSRKLVGQKVSATHRHLKDMIDLQFENPAPQEIKDRCDVVFVAVPHGTAMGIVPQLLDDKVKVIDLSADYRLKTDVFEKVYGIKHLDPRNVVYGIPELHPEVKHQKFIANPGCFPTGASLAAAPLAQVSMIESVVFDSKTGVSGAGIEPSLASHYPNMAENVQPYKLTTHRHLAEFTQELQRLDNSLTKISFTPHIIPSVRGILTTTHIFTKGNLTKYDVMDLYAEMYQDKPFVRVVDGVPSISAVRGSNFCDIGFEVDSRNNRVVVISAIDNLVKGASGQAIQNMNIMCGLGETTGLWMSGVAP; via the coding sequence ATGCTTGACATAGGAATTATTGGTGCATCCGGTTACACAGGTGGCGAGCTCATGCGCTTGCTGCTGAACCATCCACAGGCTAAAGTCGAATTAGCTACGTCCCGCAAACTGGTAGGTCAGAAAGTATCTGCGACCCACAGGCACCTTAAGGATATGATAGATCTGCAGTTCGAAAATCCCGCCCCTCAGGAAATAAAGGACAGGTGTGATGTTGTCTTTGTGGCTGTACCTCACGGCACTGCCATGGGAATTGTGCCCCAGCTACTGGATGATAAAGTGAAGGTAATTGACCTGAGTGCTGATTACCGGCTCAAGACAGATGTCTTTGAGAAAGTATATGGGATTAAACACCTAGATCCACGTAATGTAGTATATGGAATTCCGGAGCTTCATCCAGAAGTGAAACATCAGAAATTCATAGCCAATCCCGGATGTTTCCCCACAGGAGCTAGTCTTGCAGCTGCTCCCCTTGCACAAGTTTCCATGATAGAAAGTGTTGTATTTGACTCCAAGACCGGTGTTTCAGGTGCTGGTATTGAACCAAGTCTGGCCTCACACTATCCCAACATGGCTGAGAATGTGCAGCCTTACAAACTGACAACTCACAGGCATTTAGCCGAGTTCACTCAGGAGTTACAGCGTCTTGATAATTCCCTTACAAAAATAAGTTTTACACCTCATATCATTCCTTCAGTTAGGGGTATACTTACCACAACTCACATCTTTACTAAAGGCAATCTTACAAAATATGATGTTATGGATCTGTACGCAGAAATGTATCAGGACAAACCATTTGTCAGGGTAGTGGATGGAGTTCCATCTATTAGCGCAGTAAGGGGTTCTAATTTTTGTGATATAGGTTTTGAGGTGGATTCACGCAATAATCGTGTGGTTGTCATCTCAGCAATCGACAACCTGGTAAAGGGAGCGTCAGGACAGGCTATACAGAATATGAACATCATGTGTGGCTTAGGTGAGACTACGGGTTTGTGGATGTCAGGTGTAGCTCCTTAA